AGGGTCCCTGGACTTAATCCATGTCTTTTAGTAGTTTGATAGTGATACCAACTATCTTGTACCACCCACATCCGCTCGTCAAGCAATATCTGTTGTGATCTTTTATTTACCTCCTTTTGCTGAAGAGCTCCTCTTTCTTATTCAGAGTATTGATAGCATAACAtgatgatatgatccactcttAACAGTAGAGTTGTTGGTCAATGCAATATGTTTTTAATGGGTAAATGAATGACTCCTGCAAACAAGGGTTGACATTTCTTTTATTACTACCAGTCTcagttctgaacttctgatacGTCAGtacaatatatatttttatttctgtTCCTCCTTTTGTTTCATTGCCAATGTTATTCCTTATACCTTGCTGTCTCTACTCTCTAGAGTTCTTCTACAAGAAGTACCATTTCCTTATTTTTCATGGCCTTCAAGAAGCAATCTTGATGCTGTATTTATATTACGATATCAGCTCTTGATGGGAAATCTACTTGACATTTCCACGAGTCTGATCTAGATATTACAAAGATATAATTTGTCAAAGTTGGACATGATTGACCGCGACACCCTGTCGGTGACACTATTTCTGTGTCCGGGAGGGAATTTATCTAATTTTAAACGGTAGCacataaaaaatatttgttttagAGTGgttaaaagaaggaaaaagtagCAACAACAGGGACTACTGTTGGTGTTTATGTTCTTGTGACTTCTTTCCCTCtatatatttttcacaaaaCTATAAGACTAATATAAAATTGTTCTGGGTGCACTGCTGGTAGGCTTGACAAGTGTAGATGCTGGAGAGAGGTATCCCTGGAAAGACACAATTGCAAAATGCCAAACTGAGAAGGCTCTTTAGAATGCAGTTTACTTTTACATGAAATAGAAATTATTTTAGTAACATTAAAATGGGAATGTCAAAAGTTTTTTTTGACGAACAGCATGCATCTTAAGTAATCTAAAAATTATATGTCTAATATCAATATTCACATGAGCCTGATACCATAAACTGGAAATGGGTGTTCTGCCTGTAAGATGCCGACTGTGATGCAATTTACATCCTTTGAGTGTTCGTATTCCGTTCTAAGTCCTTATCAATTAGGGCACTTGCTAGTGTTACTGTATGTAAGATTTTCAGATGATGTTTCAAATTAATAGAAGGCAACTTATTGTGCTTTTTTCAGATCAGAGAGCGTTGTAAGTAGTCCAGATGTTAGCCAGTCTGATGCTTCTGTGCCTGAAAGTGGTAGATTACTAAGTATTGATGAATCCGAACGAGGAGCTGAGTCCAGAGCTCTTACTGATAGTGAGGATTCAGCCCAAGCTGTGCTGGAGAATGTGGATTTACAAGAGGCGGACGCAGATCGTGCTGAGGTACACTCTCCGAGTATACCATTGGATGACACGGTTGTGGTGCAAGAGTCTCTTACTCAAGGTGACAATATGAGGCAAGATGAGACAGAAGATGGCACGGGATTCTGGCAGTCATCTTTGGATGGCAGTCTTGATAGATGGCCCAATGAGATTGAAGAGGTTGCTGACAGAAATTGGGGAGGTAATGCAGAAGATTTACACAGTGAAACTGTGGACGATGATGATAGGGAGCATGATCATCTCCAAGAGGAGCATGACGACTGGCACGACGATGAGTCTCATGGTACTGTGGAAAACTGGCAAGACGATTACCAAGATTCCACACTTGATACAGGTCCCATCCCTAGGACCGAAAATAGGTTTATCCCGCCTGATGATGACAATGTGTACAGCATGGAACTTAGAGAATTACTTAGCAGGTATTTTGACCTTCAGTGTGGAAATTTCTTCTAAAACTCGTTCTTGATTTTCCATCTAATGTCATTCTCAAGCTATTTTCATGTCTTGAATTGCCAGGCGAAGTGTATCCAATCTTCTGAGTAATGGCTTCGGTGAAAGTTTGGAGCAATTAATAAGGTCATATGTTCAGCGGCGTGGTCATGGTCCCCTCAACTGGAATCTTGATGGAGCTATGCCCCCTTCTAATTCGCCAAATGAAAACCAGGAACAAGAAAGGAATACTGAAACTCGGCAATTCCAGGGTCCTGTCAACAGACCTGGCCTTGTTATTCCTCCTCCGCCTTTGCCACCGCGACAACCATTATGGCACAGAGAACTGCGTCATAACAATTGGAGCAGCAGACACAGGGTACACCATGCAGATTCCGTGTGTTATCTCATCATTTATTGTTTGGTGCCTTTGTGTAGCGAGGAAAAAAATTGTATTCTCGTCCATGAGTGTTATGAGTGAAAAAGGCGATGTTGTGATCATGAGATGTGGGATTATATTTGCGGTCATGCCACGGTTCTTAAATTTGCTTCGATATCTTGTGTTATTATGTGAACAGGAGAAGTTCATCCTTGGGAATTTATTTGGTTGTGTTTTCTTGCAGGAATGGGATGCTATTAATGATTTGAGAACTGACATGGGTAGACTTCGGCAAGGGATGAGCAACATGCAGAGGATGCTGGAGGCGTGCATGGACATGCAGCTAGAATTGCAACGTTCAGTGAGACAAGAAGTGTCAGCAGCCTTGAATCGATTTGCGGGCGCTGAAGGTTGGATGTTTTCTTGTAGCATCATGATTGGGAtgttgtttttatttttctcctcaCCATTGACATTTGTACGTGCTGTATTATTAATTTGCCTTAATTTTGTCTGTCAGGATTCTCGATGGATCTATCTGATGATGGATCAAAATGGAATCAGGTGAGGAAGGGAACCTGCTGCGTATGCTGCGATACGCAAATCGATTCTCTACTGTACAGGTGAGAAAACACTGTGCACCCAAAGGTTCCTTGTAGCAGAGTCTATATATACATAAGGCTGGTATATGATCGTAAAACCCTTTTGTTTGATTGATGATGGCAGGTGTGGGCACATGTGTACTTGCTCGAAATGTGCAAATGAGCTAGTGCGGAGCGGTGGCAAGTGCCCGCTTTGCCGGGCCCCGAtcgtggaggtggtccgtgcataCTCGGTAATGTAAAGTGGTGGAGTGGGAGTACATTACTTGATTACGGTAGGAAAGTGAATAAGTTAACGGCAAGTGAAGTTTTGGTGCAAGTCAAGAAGCTTGTTGATTCAGGGAAATGGGACAAAAAAAGAAGAGGTCTCGTTTTTCTCCTTGTCTCTTGTATTTCTTTTGTGTATGTATCTACTacaggggtggggtggggtgggggttaCTTACGTGCATATTCGTTCGTTGCCTTGCTGTTTGCGGATACATACGAGACGCGAGCGGCAAAGGGGGCGTGCCATTGATTCTTGAAAGAGCTTGCGTTGGGAAAGGAAGATGTCCTGATGTAAGTTGCTTCGCTAGCTGtatattctttctttctttcctttattatacacacacacactcactgaTCCTCAGGACACCAGCAATGGAATGAATGAATGAACGAATGATGTATACTCTCCTTGATTACTCTCTACCTCTGatgatcctttttttttttgccagtgTTTGTATCCGTATCTCTTTTTCCTTCCATCATTGTGCATATAGGAGCTGGTGGTTGTTGGGTAGTTGCAAGGCATTTGCTGGGCCAAACGGCCGGGTCCTCTGCGCAACGGCCCATGTGATCCAAGCCAGCCCCACGATAGCGCCGCTCCGTCCGTCCCTGGCTCGCTCCCCGGCTCCCCCCTCTGGCTCGCTCCCTGTCGCTGCGCACCATTCCATTCCATCCCAGACCGGCtgtttccctccctctctcaccaaatgccgccgccgccgccgccgccgcctccggccgaGGCCCGCCTGGCCATGATGGAGCTGGCCAACATGATCTCCGTCCCGATGGCGCTCACCGCCATCATCCGCCTGGGCGTTCCCTCCGCCGTCTGGGCCGGCGGCGCCAACGCCCCTctctccgccgccgagctcctcccGGAGGGCCACCCGGACCCGTCCGTCCTGGAGCGCCTCCTCCGCCTGCTAGCCTCCCGCGGCGTCttctcggagcacggcggctcCCCGCGGCGGTTCGCGCTCACGGCGGTGGGGCGGACCCTGGtgccgggccccacgggcgCGTCCTACGCCGACTACGTGCTGCAGCACCACCAGGACGCGCTGGTGGCGGCCTGGCCGCGCCTCCACGAGGCCGTGCTCGACCCCGCCGGCCCCGAGCCCTTCGCGCGCGCCAACGCCGGCGTGCCCGCCTACGCCTACTACGGCAAGGACAGGGAGGCCAATCAGGTGATGCTCCGGGCCATGACCGGCGTCTCCGAGCCCTTCATGGACGCGCTGCTCGACGGCTACGCCCAAGGCTTCCACGGCGTGGCCACGCTGGTGGACGTCGGGGGCAGCTCCGGGGCCTGCCTCCAGATGATCATGCGCAGGGTCGCCACCATCACCGAGGGCATCAACTTCGACCTGCCCGACGTcgtcgccgcagcgccgcccatCGCCGGTCGGTAATCTTATAGCTTATTCTTATAATATTATCCCCCCCGCGCCCGTGATCCATTATTCCTTCACACTGACTGCACGAATCTCGCTCTACGCCTGCCCATGCGCAACCATGCCAAGCCATTTCGTTGTTTTCAACACCATTTCGTAGTAATTCAGAATCTCTGGTTCAGACAGACACAAGGCAGCTCAGCTCCACCGATTCATTTCTTTTATAGATCTTGTAGTCAGCGAGCTATCCACTCGCTTGTTGCTTTCCTGGTTGTTGGCTTTAGGCCTAGTTTTACTTTAAGCTACTGTCACATCGATTTGATTATTCAGATgccaatttaatataaaactaattgtataagttgcaattaggactctagacgaatctattaagtataatgAACACATAATTagtggatagttactgtagcaattagtgatcaaattataaactaattaagtTTAATAGGTTCGTCTTGCGATTAAGTCACGacttataaaattaattttataataacTTTATGTTTAATTATCTTAATTGGTATGTAAACATTCGATTTGAGAGACTTAAATTAAAAAAACCAAACGAACCCTTACAATACAAAACAACATGTTGATTCCTTTGTCAGTACTCTGCGGCTGCGGTACCATCTGCAGTAGAGATGGCAGCGGATCGAGTTTGTTGCGGGTATCCGCGAGtttcggtttttcgggtttcgggtttggtaTTGGTTTTTCGCCCACGGTTTTCAAGTtcgggttttggtttggtttcgggttttggtttccacccgtggatatccaatgaatatccgaaataaatcatttggaattaaaactcatgttttataatattttaatGATAACTTGTTTACTTatactattaaatttattgaaagttgactcataaaaatatttattatttgtttcctcttgtttatacatgtgaatatgtgtatatttatccGCAGATTTCGGGTAtccattcgggtttcgggtatccgcgggtttggttttggcgatggatttccacccgaatcggtttcgggctcgggttcgggtttcggtttcgggtttcggttttagATGCACTGAGACTccacccgatccgaacccgacccgttgccatccttaaTCTGCAGCaattctctctctcctttttctttttttttcccatcAACATCAAGTTGCTGCTTGTTTCCGTCAAcctatttaatacttctaaatgctaattttttttaatgtgaCATGATTTAAAGCCTAGTCTCTAAAACCAAACAACCTCAAATCATTAACATTCAACTATGGGCTGTGTTTGGTTGAATTCCATGGAATTTTTTTCATCTTTGACAAAAAATTTAtagtaaatgaagtctaattacaaaaccacctccacaaccctctgtaaatcgcgagacgaatctaatgaggcctttgaccgcgcgattagaggatggttactgtatcatcactgtagcaaatcatcacttaattaccgtcattagattcatctcgaaaagttacactcatctctaaaaaagttttgcaaatagacttcatttagtaattCATGCATAtgagattctcttctcgaaaaacGTGTGCGAAAAATTTCATcggtaaccaaacacggccatgatATTGTACGTGTTGCGTGCAGGAGTGCGGCATGTGGGTGGAGACATGTTCAAGTCCATCCCCTCCGGCGACGCCATATTCATGAAGGTATATAGTAATGTACTCTAGAAGCTAGCTAGTTCACGCTACAATTTCTTGGCAAAGCATTCAATGCGATGCAgccataaataaataaataatacaaAGCTTAATTTGTTCCCAAAACTAATGATAAACTAAACTGGCAGTGGGTTCTGACGACGTGGACCAACGACGAGTGCACAGCCATCCTGAGGAACTGCCACAGCGcgctgccggccggcggcaAGGTCATCGCCTGCGAGCCGGTGGTGCCGGAAGAGACGGACACCAGCACCAGGACCAGGGCCCTGCTCGAGAACGACATCTTCGTCATGACCACCTACCGGACGCAGGGGAGGGAGCGCTCCGAGGACGAGTtccgccgcctcggcctcgccgccggcttcaCCGGATTCCGCGCCATCTACCTCGACCCATTCTATGCCATCCTCGAGTACAACAAGTGACTCAACTTGATCCATCCCTTgtgttttcctttctttccacTTTAAATTCCTTGTGACAGTTGAGTCGAACAGCATACTTGTAATAAGAAATAAGGAATCATGCTCTTTGAACCAGAGAAAGAAAGCATCTCTTTTCAAGCATCCTTTGACAGCACCCGGTAATTTCGCATTAGCAATTTGCCATCTCAACTCCATCGATGATATTGACACGATCAGTCACGCAAACTGTAAGGCTCCGGAGCAGAATTACAAGTACATTCACCAACcaaaatatataatatatatatattcatcacAACAATTATTTCTTAGTTATGAGATGTTGAGGGATGCTCTCTGCTCAAGGCAGCAGCAGTTAACATGGTAACCAGAGTGAATTACACGCGTTATTCCTCCTTTTTATCatctgcagctgcagcagcatcgTGGGGTTGAACTAGAGGTTTTGATTCACTCGCGTCCTGCAAAGGCAGTACACAATAAGCAATTCAGACCTAAAGCAAACAAACAGTAGATGACACCCAGAATACGAACTCAAGTCTCTTCTGCAGACTGCACAATGATACCACGCAACTCAAGGATTAATACCCGTGGGTCTGGTTGTGACGTATCAATTAAATTGAATGCCTTTGACCAGAAGCAATCGAATAGCTAAGCATCCGTGATGCCTTGTTAATTAAGTACATGAATAATCTGGAGGCTGAAATTGGCAGTTGGGAACCAGCATTTGGCAACAGCTTAAGGGCAAGAGTATCAGTAGCATGAGCATGTAGGCTTACTTCATCGTTCTTCTTAGCTGCAGGTTTGTAAGGACAGGCAGGTGGGGCTCTTTCAG
This window of the Panicum virgatum strain AP13 chromosome 1K, P.virgatum_v5, whole genome shotgun sequence genome carries:
- the LOC120650461 gene encoding uncharacterized protein LOC120650461 — its product is MVCVACLLPLFLIPVVNALPYLFDLILSKVYRLFGWEYRRPERAPPACPYKPAAKKNDEDASESKPLVQPHDAAAAADDKKEE
- the LOC120650452 gene encoding nicotinate N-methyltransferase 1-like, which gives rise to MPPPPPPPPPAEARLAMMELANMISVPMALTAIIRLGVPSAVWAGGANAPLSAAELLPEGHPDPSVLERLLRLLASRGVFSEHGGSPRRFALTAVGRTLVPGPTGASYADYVLQHHQDALVAAWPRLHEAVLDPAGPEPFARANAGVPAYAYYGKDREANQVMLRAMTGVSEPFMDALLDGYAQGFHGVATLVDVGGSSGACLQMIMRRVATITEGINFDLPDVVAAAPPIAGVRHVGGDMFKSIPSGDAIFMKWVLTTWTNDECTAILRNCHSALPAGGKVIACEPVVPEETDTSTRTRALLENDIFVMTTYRTQGRERSEDEFRRLGLAAGFTGFRAIYLDPFYAILEYNK
- the LOC120650437 gene encoding uncharacterized protein LOC120650437 isoform X2; translated protein: MDEYHHRMGAAADFRRDLEDLVCDHLGGCFSPAPSSSSSCSAAAGGGGGGGAGGHEPDEAESSAARRRRRESRLLSRWVARQAEEVLSSMEREVERRNREAELLALARLHPVSTLDPSSFLLSEPATPPPRPQAPSPTAPPSLLQMWRELEHRRADAHQPFDREPSTDTADRDRVHQIARRLTDPAHPATAAAANGEWLGETERQRVRLVREWVQMASQPRDSRAASRRDEPGAGDRDRRGEPPRLRGRQARLDVITRLARERQRELQGISGYHVVSEFPRRSRNRIQGLLRGRFLRNGALPVEEERPPSAATRELGQLRQSHRTPTLRSESVVSSPDVSQSDASVPESGRLLSIDESERGAESRALTDSEDSAQAVLENVDLQEADADRAEVHSPSIPLDDTVVVQESLTQGDNMRQDETEDGTGFWQSSLDGSLDRWPNEIEEVADRNWGGNAEDLHSETVDDDDREHDHLQEEHDDWHDDESHGTVENWQDDYQDSTLDTGPIPRTENRFIPPDDDNVYSMELRELLSRRSVSNLLSNGFGESLEQLIRSYVQRRGHGPLNWNLDGAMPPSNSPNENQEQERNTETRQFQGPVNRPGLVIPPPPLPPRQPLWHRELRHNNWSSRHREWDAINDLRTDMGRLRQGMSNMQRMLEACMDMQLELQRSVRQEVSAALNRFAGAEGFSMDLSDDGSKWNQVRKGTCCVCCDTQIDSLLYRCGHMCTCSKCANELVRSGGKCPLCRAPIVEVVRAYSVM
- the LOC120650437 gene encoding uncharacterized protein LOC120650437 isoform X1, which encodes MDEYHHRMGAAADFRRDLEDLVCDHLGGCFSPAPSSSSSCSAAAGGGGGGGAGGHEPDEAESSAARRRRRESRLLSRWVARQAEEVLSSMEREVERRNREAELLALARLHPVSTLDPSSFLLSEPATPPPRPQAPSPTAPPSLLQMWRELEHRRADAHQPFDREPSTDTADRDRVHQIARRLTDPAHPATAAAANGEWLGETERQRVRLVREWVQMASQPRDSRAASRRDEPGAGDRDRRGEPPRLRGRQARLDVITRLARERQRELQGISGYHVVSEFPRRSRNRIQGLLRGRFLRNGALPVEEERPPSAATRELGQLRQSHRTPTLRSESVVSSPDVSQSDASVPESGRLLSIDESERGAESRALTDSEDSAQAVLENVDLQEADADRAEVHSPSIPLDDTVVVQESLTQGDNMRQDETEDGTGFWQSSLDGSLDRWPNEIEEVADRNWGGNAEDLHSETVDDDDREHDHLQEEHDDWHDDESHGTVENWQDDYQDSTLDTGPIPRTENRFIPPDDDNVYSMELRELLSRRSVSNLLSNGFGESLEQLIRSYVQRRGHGPLNWNLDGAMPPSNSPNENQEQERNTETRQFQGPVNRPGLVIPPPPLPPRQPLWHRELRHNNWSSRHRVHHADSEWDAINDLRTDMGRLRQGMSNMQRMLEACMDMQLELQRSVRQEVSAALNRFAGAEGFSMDLSDDGSKWNQVRKGTCCVCCDTQIDSLLYRCGHMCTCSKCANELVRSGGKCPLCRAPIVEVVRAYSVM